From a single Paenibacillus sp. FSL R5-0345 genomic region:
- a CDS encoding AraC family transcriptional regulator, with protein sequence MPIHSGGMPHHSHSFYMPVKISSLTGLSHFLTDNIPAANSIIMIVWEGIGQLEIDGELHSVKPGSILTFGVSSDLKLETELQLHGIWIEYTTMANRRHKDYFLTVSSSLVPASTQLSALSGELYSAWIEPDDRKPFKVQQLFTQFIAELYQELATKKERSGSWLEIVFEYIEAHYNEDITREQMATLAGVSPEHFSRTFRKIMGQTFSAYITLLRIRKAQQRILTSSPNLTTLAHEVGYEEGTYLSRKFKQLVGISPTAYQHMNKKIVALNYNHTAILRVLEIMPQLGVYSDWQRSLEQVPPSKQLIMSEGSSSLLFDSVASAEPDVIISYSIPENKLLTPVAPVIELPFMQMSWREQFGLIADVVNRRERAEKWLGHYDGLCHAANKKLNHSIGSERGTAIVWELSSRAAYCFSSSYGRGCQILYGDLGFKPPSIIMENGIMDSGYLVSSIEEIGNYPADYIIITSIPSSSEGRNRLTRLLHSRTWKQLDAVRNNRVYILNQADMFYGFDPLSSQAQLQELLRVMTS encoded by the coding sequence ATGCCTATCCATTCCGGCGGGATGCCACATCATTCCCATTCTTTTTATATGCCAGTCAAGATTAGTAGTCTAACAGGCCTCTCACACTTCCTAACCGATAACATCCCAGCAGCTAACTCTATTATTATGATTGTCTGGGAAGGCATAGGTCAGCTTGAGATAGATGGTGAGCTTCACAGCGTCAAACCCGGAAGCATCCTTACTTTTGGCGTATCTTCAGATTTGAAGCTGGAAACAGAGCTACAGTTACATGGAATATGGATAGAGTACACCACCATGGCCAACCGTAGGCATAAGGATTATTTTCTAACTGTCAGCTCCTCATTAGTCCCCGCTTCCACACAATTGTCGGCACTGTCCGGTGAGCTTTACAGTGCTTGGATAGAACCAGATGATCGGAAACCGTTTAAGGTTCAGCAGCTGTTCACTCAATTCATTGCGGAGCTTTATCAGGAACTGGCTACAAAAAAGGAGAGATCAGGAAGCTGGCTTGAAATTGTATTTGAATACATAGAAGCTCATTACAACGAAGATATCACTCGGGAGCAGATGGCTACGTTAGCTGGAGTAAGCCCCGAACACTTCTCTCGTACCTTTCGTAAAATCATGGGTCAAACTTTTAGTGCTTATATTACTCTATTAAGAATCCGTAAAGCGCAGCAACGAATCCTCACAAGTTCCCCAAATCTAACAACTCTAGCCCACGAGGTTGGTTATGAAGAAGGGACTTATCTGAGCCGTAAATTCAAGCAACTTGTCGGTATTTCACCTACAGCTTATCAGCACATGAACAAAAAAATTGTAGCCTTGAACTACAATCACACGGCTATCCTACGGGTACTGGAAATTATGCCTCAACTCGGCGTTTATTCCGATTGGCAACGGAGCTTAGAGCAAGTTCCACCTTCCAAACAACTAATAATGAGCGAAGGTAGTTCTTCCCTCCTATTCGATTCAGTAGCCTCAGCAGAGCCAGATGTCATTATCAGCTACAGTATTCCTGAGAATAAGCTCCTGACTCCTGTTGCTCCGGTTATTGAACTCCCCTTTATGCAAATGAGCTGGCGAGAGCAATTTGGTTTGATCGCCGATGTAGTCAATCGGCGGGAGCGAGCAGAGAAATGGTTAGGTCATTACGATGGGCTCTGCCATGCTGCCAATAAGAAACTGAACCATTCGATAGGATCGGAAAGAGGGACAGCCATCGTTTGGGAGCTTAGTTCCCGAGCAGCGTATTGTTTCAGTAGCAGTTACGGAAGGGGTTGCCAGATTTTATACGGAGATCTTGGATTCAAACCACCATCCATCATTATGGAGAACGGAATAATGGATTCCGGGTATCTTGTTTCATCTATTGAGGAAATCGGAAACTATCCTGCAGACTATATTATTATCACTAGCATCCCATCATCATCAGAGGGAAGAAATCGCCTCACTCGCCTTCTGCATTCCCGTACTTGGAAGCAATTAGATGCAGTTCGTAACAACCGGGTATACATTCTGAACCAAGCGGACATGTTCTATGGATTTGATCCATTGTCTTCTCAAGCACAGCTTCAAGAATTGCTACGTGTGATGACATCATAA
- a CDS encoding ABC transporter substrate-binding protein, whose protein sequence is MHNLQKNTTKRNHWLLFPLMLTLILIISACGNSNTSVENTGGTSNTSNSAATQTPTEKNQEAESAETPTVKTVNTVKGDVEIPVHPKRIVAEEYLGSLIALDTIPIGAPGLTLENMYYKEALTGVADTGAYGKMSPEKIIALNPDLIISGQAESYETLSKIAPTIIVPYGDLKDAHAELTYFGELLGKEQEAKTWLADYDKRIAEAKAKVDKVLPADATFSIMEDGGKSIWVYGDNFGRGGQPIYQALGRKPPTAVAAEIMEKQWAEISKEALAKYAGDYIILTSNNLTEADYKADSFWGNLPAVKNGHLYVWKEERSWYYDPIAVLTQTEDLADWLINNARVKRDVRSHRGLADIPLFFYNSYKNLITF, encoded by the coding sequence TTGCATAATCTACAAAAGAACACTACCAAACGGAATCATTGGCTTCTATTTCCCCTCATGCTGACGTTAATTCTAATCATCTCAGCTTGTGGAAATTCCAATACTTCGGTGGAGAATACAGGCGGTACCAGCAACACAAGTAATTCAGCAGCAACCCAAACACCAACCGAAAAGAATCAAGAAGCAGAAAGTGCTGAAACCCCTACTGTCAAAACAGTAAATACCGTAAAAGGTGATGTTGAAATCCCTGTTCATCCTAAACGAATTGTCGCTGAGGAATACTTGGGAAGTCTAATAGCACTTGATACTATTCCAATCGGAGCTCCAGGTTTGACCCTAGAAAATATGTATTATAAGGAGGCTCTTACCGGTGTTGCAGACACAGGAGCGTACGGTAAAATGTCACCAGAAAAAATCATCGCACTAAATCCTGACTTGATTATTTCGGGACAAGCAGAAAGCTATGAAACGCTTAGCAAAATTGCCCCTACCATCATTGTGCCTTACGGGGATCTAAAAGATGCTCATGCAGAATTAACCTATTTCGGAGAGCTCCTTGGAAAGGAACAAGAAGCAAAGACTTGGCTTGCAGATTATGACAAACGGATAGCCGAAGCTAAAGCAAAAGTGGACAAGGTCCTCCCGGCAGATGCAACCTTCTCCATCATGGAAGACGGTGGGAAATCCATCTGGGTCTATGGTGATAACTTTGGTAGAGGTGGACAACCCATCTATCAGGCGTTAGGTCGCAAGCCGCCTACAGCTGTGGCAGCAGAGATTATGGAGAAGCAATGGGCGGAAATCTCAAAAGAAGCGCTTGCTAAGTATGCCGGAGATTATATTATCTTAACCTCCAACAACCTTACTGAAGCGGATTACAAGGCAGATTCATTCTGGGGCAACCTTCCTGCTGTCAAAAATGGACACCTCTATGTATGGAAAGAAGAACGTTCCTGGTACTATGACCCTATCGCGGTATTAACCCAGACCGAAGACCTCGCCGATTGGCTAATAAATAATGCAAGAGTAAAAAGGGATGTCCGAAGCCATAGAGGCTTAGCAGACATCCCTTTATTCTTTTATAATTCCTACAAAAATCTCATTACATTCTGA
- a CDS encoding NAD(P)/FAD-dependent oxidoreductase: protein MNNQLELYDVTIIGGGPAGMYTAFYSGMRDLKTKLIEAKDELGGRMLVYPEKMIWDVGGVTPVLCRQLIDQLAQQAQTFDPTIIFGQQITHHERLEDGTYILTSATGEQHWTRTVILAIGYGILQMAKLEIEGADRYEVTNLHYTVQELEPFRGKRVLISGGGDSAVDWANELESIAASVTIVHRREQFGGHEKNIVRMKESSVNVRVPYAVSQLHSSNGETIDQVTISHIETGESEQYEVDAVIVNHGLKSDFGPLREWGIDMGEWCANVSGKLETNLPGIFAAGDFVDYSSKVRLIAGTFTDAVLALNSAKLYMDPSAPKAAYVSSHNERFKEKNKALGVVDDH from the coding sequence ATGAACAATCAACTGGAATTATACGATGTAACGATTATTGGCGGCGGACCTGCTGGGATGTATACAGCTTTTTATAGTGGAATGAGAGACCTAAAGACGAAATTGATTGAAGCGAAGGATGAGCTCGGGGGAAGAATGCTAGTATATCCTGAGAAAATGATTTGGGATGTAGGTGGGGTAACACCTGTACTATGTCGTCAATTGATAGATCAGCTTGCTCAACAGGCACAGACCTTTGACCCTACGATTATTTTTGGACAGCAGATCACGCATCATGAGCGTCTGGAAGATGGAACTTATATTCTGACCTCGGCTACAGGTGAGCAGCATTGGACTCGTACGGTCATCCTGGCTATTGGTTACGGAATTTTACAAATGGCTAAGCTCGAAATTGAAGGTGCGGACCGTTATGAGGTGACGAATCTTCATTATACCGTTCAGGAGCTAGAGCCATTCCGTGGTAAAAGAGTACTGATCTCCGGCGGAGGAGACTCCGCAGTAGACTGGGCGAATGAACTGGAGTCCATCGCAGCAAGTGTAACGATTGTACACCGTCGCGAACAGTTTGGTGGTCATGAGAAAAATATTGTGCGAATGAAGGAATCCTCAGTTAATGTTCGCGTGCCCTACGCAGTAAGCCAATTACACAGCAGTAATGGTGAGACCATTGATCAGGTTACGATTAGCCATATCGAAACAGGTGAGAGTGAGCAGTATGAGGTAGATGCTGTTATTGTTAATCATGGCCTGAAAAGCGATTTTGGTCCGTTACGGGAATGGGGCATTGATATGGGCGAGTGGTGTGCGAATGTGAGCGGAAAGCTGGAGACGAATCTTCCGGGTATTTTTGCAGCAGGTGACTTTGTGGATTATAGCAGTAAGGTCCGGTTAATCGCCGGAACCTTTACCGATGCAGTGCTTGCGCTGAACAGCGCCAAACTGTATATGGACCCCTCTGCACCTAAGGCTGCATATGTTTCTTCTCACAATGAGCGGTTCAAAGAGAAGAATAAGGCGCTTGGCGTCGTTGATGACCATTAA
- a CDS encoding ABC transporter ATP-binding protein, translated as MLRRFFAYYRPYKGLFILDFSCAIAAALLELVFPLAVNRVVDDLLPTGNWRWILYSCLGLLGIYIVSAFMHFVVTYWGHKLGINIESDMRKKLFDRVQKLSFNFFDNNKTGHLVSRMTNDLMDIGEIAHHGPEDLFIAVMTLLGVFGIMLSINWQLAILTFVIVPLMIYLSMYFSRKMSKAFHIMFADIADYNARVENNVSGIRVVQAFANENHEISRFAVNNERFRITKLMTYRIMAWNSSFSFVLMKLVSLFVLLCGTYFVIQKQMTYGEFIAFVMLSNVFLGPLQQINSVIETYPKGIAGFKRYLELLETEPDVADAQDAKPVHHLTGNIAFHDVAFAYSDKEKVLEHVNLSIPAGETVALVGPSGAGKTTLCSLLPRFYDVTGGNITIDGMDIRSMTLESLRSHIGIVQQDVFLFDGTIRENIAYGRLGASDEEIWDAARRAQLEELIKSQPAGLDTMIGERGVKLSGGQKQRLSIARMFLKNPTILILDEATSALDTETESAIQEALAELSQGRTTLVIAHRLATIKNADRIVVVAEGGIAEQGRHEELLLTTGIYSRLHEAQFGA; from the coding sequence ATGTTGCGTCGTTTTTTTGCTTACTATAGGCCCTATAAGGGATTGTTTATTCTTGATTTTTCTTGTGCTATTGCTGCTGCACTACTAGAACTAGTCTTTCCATTAGCTGTTAACCGGGTAGTAGATGATCTGCTGCCAACAGGCAATTGGAGATGGATCCTCTATTCCTGCCTCGGCTTGCTGGGGATATATATTGTCAGCGCCTTTATGCATTTTGTCGTCACTTACTGGGGGCATAAGCTGGGGATTAATATCGAATCGGATATGAGAAAGAAGCTGTTTGATCGAGTACAAAAGCTGTCTTTCAACTTTTTTGACAATAACAAGACGGGTCATCTGGTATCCCGTATGACAAATGATCTGATGGATATCGGTGAGATTGCCCACCATGGACCGGAGGATCTCTTTATAGCAGTCATGACGCTGCTCGGTGTATTCGGCATCATGCTGAGTATCAATTGGCAATTAGCTATACTGACGTTTGTGATCGTTCCGCTTATGATTTATTTATCCATGTACTTCAGCCGAAAAATGTCTAAAGCCTTTCACATCATGTTTGCGGACATTGCCGACTATAACGCTCGCGTAGAGAACAATGTGAGCGGGATCCGCGTTGTGCAAGCTTTTGCTAACGAGAATCATGAAATTTCCCGCTTTGCGGTGAATAATGAGCGCTTCCGTATTACGAAGCTGATGACCTATCGGATTATGGCATGGAACTCCTCTTTTAGCTTTGTATTGATGAAACTAGTCTCTTTATTTGTCCTACTGTGCGGAACCTATTTTGTGATTCAGAAGCAAATGACTTACGGTGAATTCATTGCATTTGTGATGTTGTCCAATGTTTTCTTAGGACCGTTGCAACAGATTAACTCAGTCATTGAGACGTATCCCAAAGGGATTGCAGGCTTCAAACGTTATCTCGAACTGCTGGAGACGGAGCCGGATGTTGCTGATGCACAAGATGCGAAGCCAGTTCATCATCTTACGGGGAATATAGCCTTCCATGATGTGGCTTTTGCCTATAGCGATAAAGAAAAGGTACTCGAGCATGTGAATCTATCAATTCCAGCAGGAGAGACCGTTGCTCTGGTTGGTCCATCGGGTGCGGGTAAGACAACGTTGTGCAGTTTGCTACCTCGCTTCTATGATGTAACTGGAGGCAACATTACTATTGATGGAATGGACATTCGTTCCATGACGCTTGAATCTCTCCGTTCCCATATTGGGATTGTACAGCAAGATGTATTTCTGTTTGACGGAACGATCCGTGAGAATATTGCTTACGGGCGGTTGGGTGCCTCCGATGAAGAAATCTGGGATGCAGCGCGGCGCGCTCAACTGGAAGAACTGATCAAATCCCAGCCTGCTGGGCTGGATACGATGATCGGGGAGCGGGGCGTGAAGCTCTCTGGAGGTCAGAAGCAGCGGCTGTCCATTGCCCGGATGTTCCTGAAGAATCCAACGATTCTCATTCTAGACGAAGCTACATCAGCACTGGATACTGAGACGGAGTCCGCTATTCAGGAGGCGCTTGCGGAGTTGTCACAAGGTCGTACGACACTTGTTATTGCTCATCGGCTGGCAACGATCAAGAATGCCGACCGTATCGTTGTCGTTGCGGAAGGTGGTATCGCAGAACAAGGCAGACATGAAGAACTGTTACTGACAACCGGAATTTACAGCCGATTACACGAGGCTCAGTTTGGGGCGTAA
- a CDS encoding FecCD family ABC transporter permease → MEKTTFGSFEAAKNKRGLIIMISLAVLIVIAFIISMNTGYIRLTPMELINTLFGRGTDKQELILFQFRLPRIVISVLIGAGLAVSGVVMQGVFRNALADPGILGINAGAGIMVMLLISFYPTATAAPVYLLPMVAFVGAGLTAALIYALAYKRHQGISPMRLLLTGVAVAAGMSAAMIVLTLRLDPEKYQFVATWLAGSIWGTSWKFVLSLLPWILILVPYVIYKARVMNVLNLGEQTAVGLGAAVTKEQFRLLAAAVGLAAASVAVSGGIGFVGLVGPHLARRLVGPKHQLMLPTSALLGSLLVITADTIGRWILQPSEIPTGIVVAVIGAPYFLYLLARTKS, encoded by the coding sequence ATGGAGAAGACGACATTCGGTTCCTTCGAAGCCGCCAAAAACAAACGGGGCTTAATTATCATGATTTCGTTGGCTGTACTAATTGTGATTGCTTTTATTATTAGTATGAATACAGGATACATACGTTTGACTCCTATGGAGCTGATTAATACATTGTTCGGTAGAGGTACTGATAAGCAGGAATTAATCTTGTTTCAGTTTCGGCTTCCACGTATTGTGATCTCCGTTCTGATTGGTGCAGGTCTGGCAGTGTCTGGAGTTGTGATGCAAGGCGTCTTCCGTAATGCCTTGGCGGATCCTGGAATTCTAGGGATTAATGCCGGCGCAGGAATTATGGTGATGCTGTTAATTTCTTTTTACCCGACGGCGACCGCGGCTCCAGTGTATCTGCTGCCAATGGTAGCGTTCGTCGGTGCGGGGCTAACAGCTGCCTTAATCTATGCTCTAGCTTATAAGCGGCACCAAGGAATATCGCCTATGCGCTTACTGTTGACTGGTGTAGCTGTCGCAGCTGGGATGAGTGCAGCTATGATCGTGCTGACGCTCCGCTTAGATCCAGAGAAGTACCAGTTCGTGGCTACCTGGCTTGCGGGCAGCATTTGGGGAACAAGCTGGAAGTTTGTACTTTCTCTCCTGCCGTGGATTCTTATTCTGGTGCCTTATGTAATCTATAAGGCAAGAGTGATGAACGTACTGAATCTAGGGGAGCAGACTGCTGTGGGACTTGGTGCCGCAGTAACGAAGGAACAATTTCGACTTCTTGCGGCTGCAGTTGGGTTAGCAGCGGCGAGTGTCGCTGTCAGCGGTGGAATTGGTTTTGTGGGATTGGTCGGACCCCATTTGGCGAGACGGCTGGTTGGACCGAAGCATCAACTCATGCTTCCAACCTCGGCACTGCTTGGGTCACTGCTCGTTATTACAGCGGATACCATTGGACGCTGGATCCTTCAGCCGTCTGAGATTCCTACGGGTATCGTTGTAGCAGTAATTGGAGCACCATACTTTTTGTATTTGTTAGCCCGTACGAAATCTTGA
- a CDS encoding FecCD family ABC transporter permease, whose amino-acid sequence MNQQITSRIGADKGAVKREFRSRPWAATLILVGGLALLLLGIAVSVSFGAADIKLSVVWSAVFHFDPEIMDHQIIRELRLPRVLGGAMIGASFAVAGAIMQGMTRNPLADSGLMGINSGAGFALALCFAFFPNLSFMYLILYSFVGAGVGAGVVYGIGSLAKGGLTPARLVLAGAAFSALLSALSEGVALYFHIGQDLAFWYAGGVAGTKWIQLKIMFPWIGAALIGAMIISRSITMLSLGDDVAKGLGQRTGLVKLAGALIVLILAGSSVAVVGAVGFIGLIIPHLTRFFVGVDYRWIIPCSAILGSLLAVFADLTARMINPPNETPLGAIIALIGVPFFLYLARKERREL is encoded by the coding sequence ATGAATCAACAGATAACTTCCAGGATAGGAGCCGATAAAGGAGCTGTTAAACGAGAATTTCGTTCACGACCTTGGGCGGCAACATTAATCCTGGTTGGCGGTCTGGCGCTATTATTATTAGGTATCGCTGTTTCCGTCTCCTTTGGCGCAGCAGATATTAAGCTGTCTGTAGTGTGGTCAGCTGTATTCCACTTTGATCCGGAAATCATGGATCATCAGATTATTAGAGAATTAAGATTACCTCGTGTACTTGGCGGGGCAATGATAGGGGCCAGCTTTGCAGTTGCAGGTGCCATTATGCAAGGAATGACGCGAAATCCATTGGCAGATTCAGGTCTGATGGGTATCAACTCAGGTGCAGGATTTGCGCTAGCATTGTGTTTTGCTTTTTTTCCAAATTTATCGTTTATGTATTTGATTCTATATTCATTCGTGGGTGCCGGCGTTGGCGCGGGTGTGGTATACGGAATTGGATCACTTGCAAAGGGCGGATTAACTCCTGCTCGGTTGGTACTGGCGGGTGCTGCTTTTAGTGCGCTATTATCGGCACTCAGCGAAGGGGTAGCTTTATATTTTCACATTGGGCAAGATTTGGCTTTCTGGTATGCGGGAGGCGTGGCTGGAACGAAGTGGATTCAGCTCAAAATCATGTTCCCTTGGATAGGGGCGGCATTAATTGGTGCGATGATAATCTCCCGATCGATCACAATGCTCAGCTTAGGTGACGATGTTGCGAAAGGTCTAGGCCAGCGCACAGGGCTTGTGAAGTTGGCAGGCGCGTTAATTGTATTGATTTTGGCCGGATCATCGGTTGCCGTAGTTGGTGCAGTTGGTTTCATTGGACTTATTATTCCGCATTTAACACGATTTTTTGTGGGTGTCGATTACAGATGGATCATTCCTTGTTCGGCGATTCTTGGCAGTCTGCTTGCAGTATTTGCCGATCTAACAGCACGGATGATTAATCCGCCTAATGAAACGCCACTTGGCGCCATTATAGCACTGATAGGCGTACCTTTCTTCCTTTATCTTGCACGTAAAGAAAGGAGGGAGCTGTAA
- a CDS encoding ABC transporter substrate-binding protein, whose protein sequence is MFKRKTLFPILALTMLLSVFVTACGGNSNASSNTPTATTEATTAPSAEATPAPDASNAEMRSYETAKGTVQIPVKPQRIVTDYYGGELLSVGANVIGVEPSTFDNPFLKDLLKNTQDVGAPVNAEKALELAPDLIVVMYDDNYDALSKIAPTIHIPYGTATNIYETVKLFGDIVGAPDKAEQFIADFEKKAAEGREKLNGIVNENDTFGIYELTDKGELWTFGNNAGRGGQALYNALKLKMPTKNSNDNQTLQLSMELLPEYAADYMFLTTYDPDKKGDKLKELKESPVWNGLAAAKNDHLFYNDFDTFYRYDPIAITAQIDLFVDMILERNGKK, encoded by the coding sequence ATGTTTAAAAGAAAGACCCTCTTCCCCATCCTGGCACTCACAATGTTATTGTCCGTATTTGTGACCGCCTGCGGGGGAAATAGCAATGCTTCATCTAATACACCAACAGCTACAACCGAAGCAACAACTGCGCCGAGTGCAGAGGCAACGCCTGCTCCTGATGCTTCCAATGCTGAAATGCGCAGCTATGAAACTGCCAAAGGTACTGTGCAAATTCCAGTTAAACCTCAGCGTATCGTTACCGATTATTATGGCGGTGAATTGCTTTCCGTTGGAGCTAACGTTATAGGAGTTGAACCTAGTACTTTTGACAACCCTTTCTTGAAAGATTTACTCAAAAACACACAAGATGTCGGTGCTCCAGTCAACGCTGAGAAAGCTTTAGAGCTTGCACCTGATCTAATTGTCGTTATGTACGATGATAATTACGATGCTTTATCCAAAATTGCGCCAACCATTCATATCCCTTACGGAACTGCTACGAATATCTATGAAACCGTAAAACTGTTCGGTGATATTGTAGGGGCACCTGACAAAGCTGAACAATTCATAGCTGACTTTGAGAAAAAGGCCGCTGAAGGCCGTGAGAAGCTTAATGGGATTGTGAATGAAAATGATACTTTCGGAATCTATGAGCTGACGGACAAAGGTGAGCTTTGGACCTTCGGTAATAATGCTGGTCGTGGTGGACAAGCCCTTTATAATGCGCTTAAGCTGAAAATGCCTACTAAGAACAGCAACGACAACCAAACACTGCAGCTGTCCATGGAGCTATTGCCAGAATATGCAGCTGACTACATGTTCCTAACCACTTATGATCCTGATAAAAAAGGCGATAAGCTGAAAGAGCTGAAGGAATCACCCGTTTGGAACGGACTTGCTGCTGCGAAGAACGACCATCTGTTCTACAATGATTTTGATACGTTCTATCGCTATGATCCTATTGCCATTACCGCACAAATCGATCTGTTCGTTGATATGATTCTTGAGCGTAACGGTAAGAAATAA
- a CDS encoding FtsX-like permease family protein — translation MTFRRMAFQIFKANLRRYLLFFLCSSFTIMVFFAFYSLYTNPDFNDPYQVNGMVSGNLYAPFLVMRVFAVLFIVYAQMAFLKFRKSDFGLLMVLGMTSHNIRKIIFFENSMIALASILTGLGAGTVFSGLFFFIISLFVNIGDSAFSLTLDSYLYTIKFFGMIYIVVIGIHLILTLRYNILRLLKESRTAERSLLHGKITTVIGGLLLGITVFDMITQYNPDDARRMLTNLGVSMVGVYLLLSGLGDWMKLIFSRSAKAYHKHLMFSSNLNYTLGRSKIVLSLITFLVFITIFLSGIIFYITWDAENISVKNNPYDIAYAEGFGKNSIPPETLNEITDHGATPLLSHQELQYIDLFYFKVFLDQNINTLIGSDYHVENGHFLNLALVAPGEEWKNQRPEMPTFDMKLPTGNHTLHSQGLVLKMIFNPVPNLMNGLHVIVNEVDYKALKAENMDAIGSLQLLSFKDWKKTSGIDAELNAALAKYNKDHTKSWYGNDRQEALVFSTKSRISEYFQLKESGQFGIFVITFVGLIFFGASGIVLHFSIQTDLERERIKFRKLNKIGITSKDVAQMIGGPLKVLFFLPYVLGIALATVYVVSSSRFEMSVALAPFWFCLLVGGAYLLFQVLFYYLYTKIYTRKMLDHLQLLEVPLTEQDSTPIYLEI, via the coding sequence ATGACCTTTAGGAGAATGGCTTTTCAGATTTTCAAGGCCAACCTTAGAAGGTATTTGTTATTTTTCCTATGCAGCAGCTTTACGATCATGGTCTTTTTCGCCTTTTACTCCCTGTATACGAACCCTGATTTTAATGATCCCTATCAAGTGAATGGGATGGTGTCCGGTAATTTATATGCTCCTTTCTTGGTTATGAGAGTCTTTGCTGTTCTTTTTATTGTATATGCCCAAATGGCCTTTTTGAAATTTAGAAAAAGCGACTTTGGGCTGTTAATGGTTCTAGGAATGACGAGCCACAATATCCGGAAAATCATATTTTTTGAAAATAGCATGATTGCATTAGCTTCGATTCTTACGGGTTTAGGTGCAGGGACGGTCTTCTCCGGTCTTTTCTTCTTCATTATCTCGTTGTTTGTTAATATAGGGGATAGTGCGTTTTCACTAACGCTGGATAGTTATCTGTATACCATCAAATTCTTCGGGATGATTTACATAGTTGTAATTGGAATCCATTTAATATTAACATTGAGATACAACATTCTACGCCTTCTAAAAGAATCCAGGACCGCAGAACGTAGCCTTCTACATGGTAAAATCACCACAGTCATCGGAGGTTTACTGTTGGGGATCACTGTTTTTGATATGATCACTCAGTACAACCCTGATGATGCCCGTAGGATGTTAACCAACCTTGGAGTAAGTATGGTGGGTGTCTACTTGCTGCTGTCAGGACTTGGCGACTGGATGAAACTCATCTTTTCGAGATCAGCGAAAGCTTACCATAAGCATTTGATGTTTAGCTCCAATTTGAATTATACCCTTGGGCGCTCCAAAATAGTGCTTTCACTCATCACCTTCCTCGTTTTCATCACGATTTTCTTAAGCGGTATTATCTTTTATATCACCTGGGATGCTGAGAATATTTCTGTGAAAAACAACCCTTATGATATTGCCTATGCAGAAGGATTTGGAAAAAATAGTATTCCACCAGAGACACTCAACGAAATCACGGATCATGGTGCTACACCGCTGCTGTCACACCAAGAGCTGCAGTATATTGACTTGTTCTATTTCAAAGTGTTTTTGGACCAGAACATCAACACTTTAATCGGCAGTGATTATCATGTGGAGAATGGTCACTTTCTTAATCTTGCCTTAGTTGCTCCAGGCGAAGAATGGAAGAACCAAAGACCGGAAATGCCGACCTTCGATATGAAGCTTCCTACCGGGAACCATACGTTACATTCACAAGGTCTCGTATTAAAAATGATATTTAATCCTGTGCCGAATCTCATGAATGGTCTTCATGTCATAGTAAACGAAGTTGATTATAAAGCGTTGAAAGCGGAGAATATGGATGCGATCGGGAGTCTTCAACTCCTAAGTTTCAAGGATTGGAAAAAGACTTCAGGTATAGATGCTGAGCTAAATGCGGCTTTAGCCAAATATAATAAGGACCATACGAAATCCTGGTATGGAAATGATCGGCAAGAGGCGCTCGTATTTTCTACGAAGTCTAGAATAAGTGAGTATTTTCAGTTGAAGGAGTCCGGGCAATTTGGAATCTTCGTCATTACATTCGTTGGTCTAATATTCTTTGGGGCTTCTGGTATAGTGCTTCATTTCAGTATCCAGACAGATTTAGAGCGAGAGAGGATCAAATTCAGGAAGCTGAATAAGATTGGAATCACTTCTAAAGATGTGGCTCAAATGATTGGCGGCCCCTTAAAAGTGTTGTTTTTTCTCCCGTATGTACTAGGTATTGCGTTAGCTACTGTGTATGTTGTTAGTTCTTCAAGATTCGAAATGTCCGTAGCTCTGGCACCATTTTGGTTTTGTTTGTTAGTAGGTGGGGCTTATCTTTTATTTCAAGTCCTCTTTTATTATCTATATACCAAAATATATACTCGCAAGATGCTGGATCATCTCCAACTACTCGAAGTTCCCTTAACAGAACAAGATTCGACACCCATTTACCTTGAAATATGA